Proteins from a genomic interval of Candidatus Curtissbacteria bacterium:
- a CDS encoding protein-L-isoaspartate(D-aspartate) O-methyltransferase, which produces MDFKLREVRKSQKELVEGYIKPAGVTDRRVISAFLKVPRHKFVPAKYRQDAYLDIPLPIGEGQTISQPSLVAVMTQALELEGREKVLEVGTGSGFQAAILSQLAKKVYTIEVIGKLADRAAKVLEELQLNNVQVEIGDGSVGLPKYAPYDAIVVTAAGNRIPQPLIDQLKAGGRIVIPIGDNLYGQQLKVGKKTGSTIKFIDIEPVAFVPLRGKLGFGDNFGNFYQKQKNNHKIYGQQS; this is translated from the coding sequence ATGGATTTTAAACTTAGAGAGGTTCGAAAATCGCAAAAAGAACTTGTGGAAGGTTACATAAAACCGGCAGGGGTGACAGACCGGCGTGTCATAAGTGCTTTCCTGAAGGTCCCGAGACATAAGTTTGTCCCTGCAAAATATCGACAGGATGCTTATTTGGATATCCCGCTGCCGATTGGTGAAGGTCAAACGATCAGTCAACCGTCGCTGGTCGCCGTAATGACTCAGGCGCTGGAACTCGAGGGCCGCGAAAAGGTACTGGAAGTGGGTACAGGCTCCGGTTTCCAAGCGGCAATTCTTTCGCAGCTCGCCAAAAAGGTCTATACGATAGAAGTAATTGGGAAATTAGCAGACAGGGCGGCAAAAGTTCTCGAAGAATTACAACTTAATAATGTTCAAGTTGAAATAGGCGATGGTTCTGTCGGTCTTCCTAAATACGCTCCGTATGATGCTATTGTTGTGACAGCTGCCGGTAATCGAATTCCTCAACCATTGATTGACCAACTTAAAGCAGGCGGCAGAATCGTCATTCCGATCGGAGATAATCTTTATGGACAACAATTAAAAGTAGGTAAAAAAACGGGAAGTACGATCAAATTTATCGACATCGAACCCGTTGCTTTTGTCCCGCTTCGAGGAAAATTAGGCTTTGGCGATAACTTTGGCAATTTTTATCAGAAGCAAAAAAATAATCATAAAATATATGGACAACAAAGTTGA
- a CDS encoding HPF/RaiA family ribosome-associated protein — protein sequence MNLCITARQYRLSSHLWDSIDRHVQKLEQWLPHIDRGLGLIKVVIKRNRRRNFFDGSIYLSLPKKHLYTYFQGANADEAINQAFEHLFKELSRYKGKHFTNDSQYYRHESVRRNYGF from the coding sequence ATGAATCTATGTATTACAGCAAGACAGTATCGGTTAAGCAGCCATCTTTGGGATTCAATTGATAGGCATGTACAAAAACTTGAACAATGGTTGCCGCATATCGATCGAGGTCTGGGTTTAATCAAAGTGGTCATTAAAAGAAACAGGAGAAGAAATTTTTTTGATGGTTCTATTTATCTCTCTCTTCCTAAAAAACATTTATACACTTACTTCCAAGGTGCTAACGCGGACGAAGCAATTAATCAGGCTTTTGAGCATTTGTTTAAAGAATTAAGCAGATATAAGGGGAAGCACTTTACGAATGACAGCCAGTACTATCGTCATGAATCGGTAAGGAGGAATTATGGATTTTAA
- a CDS encoding Hsp20/alpha crystallin family protein, translated as MNDYLVPRSMWGFPTLFEELEDDLLPATATISGLSISEDNNNVYVEAAVPGIDPKNVDVTFEKGILTIRGEKEEEEKKKKYFRKASSSFSYRVLVPGEVDTNKEPKAEAKNGVMTVTFAKAPKSQPKKIVVKTG; from the coding sequence ATGAATGACTATTTAGTACCAAGATCTATGTGGGGATTCCCAACTCTGTTCGAAGAATTAGAAGACGATCTACTACCTGCAACTGCGACAATCAGCGGGCTTTCGATTTCCGAAGACAATAATAACGTATATGTAGAAGCGGCGGTGCCGGGGATCGACCCTAAAAATGTCGACGTCACTTTCGAAAAAGGAATATTAACAATTAGGGGCGAAAAAGAAGAGGAAGAAAAGAAGAAAAAATATTTTCGCAAAGCATCGAGTTCTTTTTCTTACCGCGTTTTGGTTCCGGGAGAAGTAGACACAAATAAAGAACCGAAGGCTGAAGCAAAAAATGGTGTTATGACGGTAACTTTTGCAAAAGCTCCAAAATCTCAACCTAAAAAAATTGTCGTAAAGACAGGTTGA
- a CDS encoding Crp/Fnr family transcriptional regulator, protein MVIDTVSQKLDRFFSQSKPFYYKKGDILVRADDPIFGVFLLKKGLVRQYVVSEKGDELTIHIYKPVCFFPVMLVFYSVANPYYFEAMDDIEVWRMPPEKVTEFLKSEPDVLLDLTRRFAAGLVGLSTRIENLMFKDTYGRIASLLTYFAKRFGRREEGVTVIKIPLTHKDLASWVGASRENVTRQIEKLRRKGLITFDNHMIGVKDIRKLEKESTGGRD, encoded by the coding sequence GTGGTAATTGATACTGTTTCTCAAAAATTAGACCGGTTTTTCTCTCAATCAAAACCTTTCTACTATAAAAAAGGTGATATTTTAGTCCGTGCGGATGACCCAATATTTGGAGTTTTTTTGTTAAAAAAAGGTCTCGTCAGGCAGTATGTTGTTTCCGAAAAGGGCGATGAGTTGACAATCCATATATATAAACCGGTTTGTTTTTTCCCAGTCATGTTAGTTTTTTATAGCGTTGCCAATCCTTATTACTTTGAAGCAATGGATGACATAGAGGTTTGGCGAATGCCTCCGGAGAAGGTAACAGAATTTTTGAAAAGTGAACCCGATGTTCTTTTGGATTTAACAAGAAGGTTTGCAGCAGGACTTGTTGGCCTTTCGACCAGGATAGAAAATTTAATGTTTAAAGACACATACGGAAGGATTGCTTCTCTTTTAACCTATTTTGCGAAAAGATTTGGACGGCGAGAAGAAGGTGTAACCGTGATAAAAATACCATTGACTCACAAAGATTTAGCTTCCTGGGTTGGCGCATCAAGAGAAAATGTTACCAGGCAAATTGAAAAGTTAAGGAGAAAGGGTTTAATTACTTTCGACAATCACATGATCGGAGTGAAGGACATTCGAAAGTTAGAGAAAGAATCTACTGGTGGCCGTGATTAA
- a CDS encoding class I SAM-dependent methyltransferase — MVESLVEGGSVESENGYVLLELGCGSRPLPFRASGNFRGDNYYIGVDLPRHLQEEVYSQSKWGLPNDGLKKCVERIESLDPEEQKRIGLLEADMFLGLPIGDHAVDEVYLSNVLSDPRIFYDDNSSANFVTLFCEIRRVLKVEGRLTVFTSYDPLYEKQVKQLLDENGFRIEQQYSARNPKDLEFMRRYNRDVYYGEGAYLLSAVPV; from the coding sequence ATGGTCGAATCTTTGGTCGAAGGAGGCAGTGTTGAATCCGAAAATGGATACGTGTTGCTGGAACTGGGATGCGGAAGCAGGCCTCTTCCCTTCCGGGCAAGCGGAAATTTTCGAGGAGACAATTACTACATCGGCGTTGATTTACCACGCCATCTGCAAGAAGAAGTTTATTCACAGAGTAAGTGGGGACTTCCAAACGACGGTTTAAAAAAGTGCGTGGAGCGAATAGAGAGTTTAGATCCCGAAGAGCAAAAACGAATCGGTCTTCTGGAGGCCGATATGTTCCTCGGACTTCCAATTGGTGACCACGCTGTCGATGAGGTATACCTCTCGAATGTTCTTTCGGATCCACGCATATTTTACGACGATAACAGCTCGGCAAATTTTGTGACCTTGTTTTGCGAAATACGAAGAGTTCTAAAAGTTGAGGGTCGTCTGACCGTATTTACCTCTTATGATCCATTGTACGAGAAACAGGTTAAGCAGTTATTGGACGAAAATGGTTTTAGAATAGAACAACAATATAGTGCGAGAAACCCAAAAGATTTGGAATTTATGCGCAGATATAACCGTGATGTGTATTACGGTGAAGGAGCGTATCTTTTGTCGGCTGTTCCTGTTTAA
- a CDS encoding DNA topoisomerase IB: MPTDDLLAEAHLRYVSDKQPGIKRVRTGPKSFTYLGPDKKPIEDKDTLDRIKKLVLPPAWEKVWISPHINGHLQATGYDSKGRKQYRYHDLWTELSQEHKFLHLLDFARSLPRIRRRIRKDLNLPGLPREKVIATAVWLLQNTLIRVGNEAYVLQNKSYGLTTLTRQQVDVEGDMVKFEFKGKSGVYHKLRIHSKKVADIIRRCKEIPGQELFEYLDENGNYQMIHSHDVNNYLKEVTGRDITAKDFRTWGGTLLAAELLDQIGIVRKRTESNKNVIDAVKKVAAHLRNKPDTCKKYYISPIITNAYEKGYTLSNLQKSAKFKKIKSIRELDDFENQLVCMLSMFTEEA; this comes from the coding sequence ATGCCAACAGACGATTTATTAGCAGAAGCTCACCTAAGATATGTTTCGGACAAACAACCTGGGATAAAAAGGGTAAGAACTGGCCCTAAATCATTTACATATCTTGGCCCTGACAAAAAACCGATCGAGGATAAGGATACACTTGATCGTATCAAAAAACTCGTCCTTCCTCCTGCTTGGGAAAAAGTCTGGATTTCCCCCCACATCAACGGCCATCTCCAAGCGACTGGTTACGACAGCAAAGGCAGAAAACAATACAGGTATCATGACCTTTGGACCGAACTTAGCCAGGAACACAAATTTCTTCATCTTTTAGATTTTGCAAGAAGCCTTCCAAGGATAAGAAGGCGAATAAGAAAAGACTTGAATCTTCCAGGGCTGCCGAGAGAAAAAGTAATAGCAACAGCCGTTTGGCTACTCCAAAACACTCTGATCCGCGTCGGCAACGAAGCTTACGTTCTTCAAAATAAATCCTATGGCCTAACAACACTCACAAGGCAGCAAGTCGACGTCGAGGGCGACATGGTTAAATTCGAATTCAAAGGCAAATCGGGCGTCTATCACAAACTACGAATTCACAGCAAAAAGGTAGCAGACATCATAAGACGCTGCAAGGAAATTCCTGGTCAAGAGCTATTTGAATATTTGGACGAAAACGGAAACTACCAGATGATCCACTCGCACGACGTCAATAATTACTTAAAAGAGGTGACAGGCAGGGACATCACAGCCAAAGATTTCCGAACTTGGGGAGGAACGTTGCTTGCAGCAGAACTACTTGACCAAATTGGTATTGTTCGCAAACGAACGGAATCAAACAAAAATGTCATCGATGCTGTAAAAAAAGTGGCTGCCCACCTTCGCAATAAGCCGGACACGTGCAAGAAATACTACATCAGTCCGATTATCACCAACGCCTACGAAAAAGGTTACACGCTTTCAAATCTCCAAAAGAGCGCCAAATTCAAAAAGATAAAATCGATTCGCGAACTCGATGATTTTGAAAACCAGCTAGTCTGCATGCTAAGCATGTTTACAGAAGAAGCCTAA
- a CDS encoding YdeI/OmpD-associated family protein, with the protein MKRQRYPMPEFMRKALVSGGMMEKYKERLPYQQNDYIGCITRAKQKQTQEKRLNQVLDELEKGGVYMNMAWKPKRIKS; encoded by the coding sequence ATGAAGCGACAACGCTACCCAATGCCCGAATTTATGAGAAAAGCATTGGTCAGTGGGGGAATGATGGAAAAATACAAAGAACGTCTGCCTTATCAACAAAACGACTACATCGGCTGCATTACACGCGCCAAACAAAAACAAACCCAAGAAAAAAGACTTAATCAAGTGCTAGACGAACTAGAAAAGGGTGGAGTGTACATGAACATGGCCTGGAAACCAAAAAGAATAAAAAGTTAA
- a CDS encoding acyltransferase, producing the protein MSQERLIYLDILKAIAIIGVIWIHVISGAFNFIDPKSISFKFYLVLDQIFRFSVPLFVALSGYTLALKYEDFKVNLREFFTRRVIRILPWYLFWATFFLLYVKLTEPAYSSQYTLFEKYFLGRADYHLYFVPMIFQLYLLFPLLLFLLRRAKLGLLVGMFLFELGFYYFLTQVTEGSVTSDLFKTDQKQYVFFGTWVFYFLLGIYLRIKGNTLRALKYISAVFLVASFSWVLFDSFKIVSESGNLLAATRFTRIPVLFYASSFIAFCLFFSQYLLRLPQKIVDMLVVAGKRSYVIYLLHTFVIRLAFEHIPFSGNLKVLAVATFTIVVSNFLAQIAIFTALYLTRKVKLTG; encoded by the coding sequence ATGTCTCAAGAGCGACTAATTTACCTTGACATTCTTAAGGCGATCGCGATAATCGGCGTTATTTGGATCCACGTAATTAGCGGTGCTTTTAATTTCATTGACCCAAAATCGATAAGTTTTAAATTTTACCTGGTTTTAGATCAAATCTTTAGGTTTTCTGTTCCTCTTTTTGTCGCGCTTTCGGGTTACACGCTCGCCTTAAAGTACGAAGATTTTAAGGTAAACTTGAGGGAATTTTTTACGAGGCGGGTTATCAGGATTCTGCCTTGGTATTTATTTTGGGCGACCTTTTTTCTGCTTTACGTAAAATTAACCGAACCTGCTTATTCTTCACAGTACACGCTTTTTGAAAAGTATTTTTTGGGACGCGCGGATTACCATTTGTACTTTGTGCCAATGATTTTTCAACTTTATTTGCTTTTTCCGCTTCTATTGTTTTTGTTGCGCAGGGCGAAACTGGGGTTGCTTGTTGGCATGTTTCTGTTTGAGCTGGGGTTTTATTATTTTTTGACACAGGTTACCGAGGGCAGCGTTACTTCTGATCTGTTTAAGACGGACCAAAAGCAATATGTATTTTTCGGAACGTGGGTTTTTTATTTTCTTTTGGGGATTTATCTGCGAATTAAGGGCAATACGCTTAGAGCTTTAAAATATATATCTGCAGTTTTTTTGGTCGCTTCATTTTCTTGGGTGCTTTTTGACAGTTTTAAAATTGTGAGTGAATCGGGCAATTTGCTGGCCGCGACAAGGTTTACAAGAATTCCGGTTCTTTTTTACGCCAGTTCGTTTATTGCCTTCTGCTTATTTTTTTCTCAATACTTGCTGCGCTTGCCTCAAAAAATTGTAGATATGCTTGTCGTTGCGGGTAAAAGGTCTTACGTAATTTACCTTCTACATACTTTTGTTATCCGGTTGGCCTTTGAACATATTCCCTTTTCCGGAAACTTGAAAGTACTGGCAGTTGCGACTTTTACAATTGTCGTTTCTAACTTTTTGGCGCAAATTGCGATTTTTACTGCTTTGTATTTGACGAGGAAGGTAAAGCTTACTGGCTAA